Proteins encoded in a region of the Variovorax sp. PAMC 28711 genome:
- a CDS encoding Coq4 family protein: protein MIAPAKSPYERDLPAAYRAVRKLLSNPDDTTQVFVIMRSLNGKMAVKNYQRLLKTPGGPRLAYRRVELAERFSDPAFIASFAPGTVGATYRDFLSETGYTAIGLAEISNLEKEPLAEHPYAWCARRQRDVHDIWHALTGYKADDPLGEAALVAFSFAQTGGLGWGFIALAAVLKNLREGNKGVARAIAEGYRNGRKAAWLMGEDYEALMHEPLIAARERLRIGEPVAYVAIGGEVPVSSPQRTHRPT from the coding sequence GTGATTGCTCCCGCAAAGTCGCCCTACGAGCGCGACCTTCCGGCGGCGTACCGCGCCGTGCGCAAGCTGTTGTCGAACCCGGACGACACAACGCAGGTCTTCGTCATCATGCGATCGCTCAACGGCAAGATGGCGGTCAAGAATTACCAGCGGCTGCTCAAGACGCCCGGCGGTCCGCGCCTGGCCTACCGTCGGGTCGAACTGGCCGAGCGCTTCTCCGATCCTGCTTTCATCGCCAGTTTTGCGCCCGGCACCGTCGGCGCCACCTACCGCGATTTCCTGAGCGAGACCGGCTACACCGCCATAGGCCTGGCGGAGATTTCCAACCTGGAGAAAGAGCCGCTGGCGGAGCATCCGTACGCCTGGTGCGCCCGTCGACAGCGCGACGTGCACGACATCTGGCACGCGTTGACTGGCTACAAGGCCGACGATCCGTTAGGCGAGGCCGCGCTGGTCGCGTTCAGCTTCGCGCAGACCGGCGGCCTGGGCTGGGGCTTCATCGCGCTGGCGGCGGTGTTGAAAAACCTGCGCGAAGGCAACAAGGGCGTGGCGCGCGCCATCGCCGAGGGCTATCGCAACGGTCGGAAAGCGGCGTGGCTGATGGGCGAAGACTACGAAGCGCTGATGCACGAACCGCTGATTGCGGCGCGTGAGCGACTCCGCATCGGCGAGCCGGTCGCCTACGTGGCCATCGGCGGTGAAGTGCCTGTCAGCAGCCCGCAGCGCACACACCGGCCGACGTGA
- the cobT gene encoding nicotinate-nucleotide--dimethylbenzimidazole phosphoribosyltransferase yields MNIPDVSDLHDDVLLQRLQHRLDNKTKPVGALGQLEALALRLGSILGTETPQLVAPQMLVCAGDHGLAARGVSAYPSDVTWQMVQNFLAGGAAVSVLARQHGLALTVVDCGVRHDFAPQPGLLIHKIAAGTADASVGAAMSAAQCAEAIANGRAVVRGLPGNALLLGEMGIGNSSAASMLLARLAGQDIEACVGAGTGLDAAGRAHKRTVLRDTMALHVDARSPLDALAAFGGFEIATLVGAVLQAADERRVIVLDGFIASSAVLVAARLQPHVVQRCVAAHESAEPGHALLLQALGLQPLLRLDLRLGEGSGAALVWPLLESACRILREMASFEAAGVSRQDSAPE; encoded by the coding sequence ATGAACATTCCCGACGTCTCCGACCTGCACGACGACGTGCTCCTCCAGCGCCTGCAGCACCGGCTCGACAACAAGACCAAGCCGGTGGGCGCATTGGGGCAGCTCGAGGCACTGGCGCTCCGTCTCGGCAGCATCCTCGGCACCGAAACGCCGCAGCTGGTCGCGCCGCAGATGCTCGTCTGCGCGGGCGATCACGGCCTGGCGGCGCGAGGCGTATCGGCCTACCCGAGCGACGTGACCTGGCAGATGGTGCAGAACTTTCTGGCGGGCGGTGCCGCGGTCAGCGTGCTCGCGCGGCAGCACGGCCTCGCGCTCACGGTGGTCGATTGCGGCGTGCGGCACGATTTCGCGCCGCAGCCGGGCTTGCTGATCCACAAGATCGCCGCCGGCACCGCGGACGCGTCGGTCGGTGCGGCGATGAGCGCGGCGCAATGCGCAGAGGCCATCGCCAACGGTCGCGCGGTCGTGCGCGGCTTGCCCGGCAACGCGCTGCTGCTCGGCGAGATGGGCATCGGCAACAGCTCGGCCGCGTCGATGCTGCTCGCGCGGCTGGCCGGGCAGGACATCGAGGCCTGCGTCGGTGCCGGCACCGGCCTGGACGCGGCGGGTCGTGCCCACAAGCGCACCGTGCTGCGCGACACGATGGCGCTGCATGTGGACGCGCGCTCGCCGCTCGACGCCCTCGCCGCGTTCGGCGGTTTCGAGATCGCCACGCTGGTGGGTGCGGTGCTGCAGGCGGCCGACGAGCGGCGCGTGATCGTGCTCGACGGCTTCATCGCGAGCTCGGCCGTGCTCGTCGCCGCACGGCTGCAACCGCACGTGGTGCAGCGCTGCGTGGCGGCACACGAGTCGGCCGAGCCGGGACACGCGCTGCTGCTGCAGGCGCTCGGCCTGCAACCGCTGCTTCGGCTCGACCTGCGCCTGGGCGAAGGCTCGGGCGCCGCGCTGGTGTGGCCGTTGCTCGAATCGGCCTGCCGAATCCTGCGCGAGATGGCGAGCTTCGAGGCAGCGGGCGTGTCGCGGCAGGACAGCGCGCCGGAATGA
- a CDS encoding cobyric acid synthase — MREKNRPARCVMVLGTTSGAGKSWLTTALCRWYARQGLRVAPFKAQNMSNNARVVAGGEIGSAQYFQSLAARAEPDVRMNPLLLKPERDTHSQVVLMGQVSEEMSALPWRGRSERVWPQIAQALDELRAENDVVVIEGAGSPAEINLMASDIVNLRVARHAEARCLLVTDIDRGGAFAHLYGTWALMPEADRALLHGFVLNKFRGDAALLAPAPQMLQEMTGVPTVATLPMWWQHGLPEEDGVFDATARSSGEVTRTIAVVAYPRISNLDEFQPLKNVPGVRLRWVRAPAELADADWIVLPGSKHTSGDLAWLRAQGLDRAIAAHASRGGAVLGICGGLQMLGEALIDPHGIDGNAPGLGLLPLVTVFAPDKTVRHRDAHFGDLTGGWAALSGVAMHGYEIHHGQTAEHTAMAAAGDLATAVMPDGLAWQNSAGNVLGLYLHGMFEDPAVLHALFGAGAPTLDSVFDGLADYIDTHFSTGVLRALID; from the coding sequence ATGCGAGAGAAGAACCGGCCCGCCCGCTGCGTCATGGTGCTGGGCACCACCAGCGGCGCAGGCAAAAGCTGGCTGACCACTGCGCTGTGTCGCTGGTACGCGCGGCAAGGCCTGCGCGTGGCGCCGTTCAAGGCCCAGAACATGAGCAACAACGCGCGCGTCGTGGCCGGCGGCGAGATCGGCAGCGCCCAGTACTTCCAGTCGCTTGCCGCCCGCGCCGAGCCCGATGTGCGCATGAACCCGCTGCTGCTCAAGCCCGAACGCGACACGCACAGCCAGGTCGTGCTGATGGGGCAGGTGAGCGAAGAAATGTCGGCCTTGCCGTGGCGCGGGCGCAGCGAGCGCGTGTGGCCGCAGATCGCGCAGGCGCTGGACGAACTGCGTGCCGAGAACGACGTGGTGGTGATCGAGGGCGCGGGCTCGCCGGCCGAGATCAACCTGATGGCGAGCGACATCGTCAACCTGCGCGTCGCGCGGCACGCCGAGGCGCGCTGCCTGCTCGTGACCGACATCGACCGTGGCGGCGCCTTCGCGCATCTCTACGGCACCTGGGCGCTGATGCCGGAGGCAGACCGCGCGTTGCTGCACGGCTTCGTACTCAACAAGTTTCGTGGCGACGCGGCACTGCTCGCACCCGCGCCGCAGATGCTGCAGGAGATGACCGGCGTGCCGACCGTGGCGACCTTGCCGATGTGGTGGCAGCACGGCCTGCCGGAGGAAGACGGCGTGTTCGACGCCACCGCGCGCAGCAGCGGCGAAGTGACACGCACGATCGCCGTCGTCGCATATCCGCGCATCAGCAACCTGGACGAATTCCAACCGCTCAAAAACGTGCCGGGGGTGCGCTTGCGGTGGGTGCGCGCTCCGGCCGAACTGGCCGATGCGGACTGGATCGTGCTGCCCGGTTCCAAGCACACAAGCGGCGATCTGGCCTGGCTGCGTGCACAGGGGCTGGACCGCGCCATTGCCGCGCACGCTTCGCGCGGCGGCGCGGTGCTCGGCATTTGCGGCGGGCTGCAGATGCTGGGCGAGGCGCTGATCGATCCGCACGGCATCGACGGGAATGCGCCCGGCCTCGGCTTGCTGCCGCTGGTCACGGTGTTCGCGCCCGACAAGACGGTGCGGCATCGCGACGCGCATTTTGGTGATCTCACCGGCGGCTGGGCGGCGCTCTCGGGCGTCGCAATGCACGGCTACGAGATTCACCACGGCCAGACCGCCGAACACACGGCGATGGCCGCTGCCGGCGACCTCGCCACGGCGGTCATGCCCGACGGGCTGGCCTGGCAAAACAGCGCGGGTAACGTGCTCGGCCTCTACCTGCACGGCATGTTCGAAGACCCTGCCGTGCTGCACGCGTTGTTCGGGGCCGGTGCGCCCACGCTCGACTCGGTGTTCGACGGCCTCGCCGACTACATCGACACCCACTTTTCAACGGGCGTGCTGCGCGCCCTGATCGACTGA
- a CDS encoding MBL fold metallo-hydrolase produces MKRFSPLAALAVSALLALPALAQNVKVTSLGGIDGEFCPQDRALVFEDPNGTRVLYDPGRTVAGPSDPRLGKIDIVLVSHMHGDHVGNAHTKAPNAGTCASPDMSVSALPNTSAVNIALAKNSKIVTGSEMPAFFAAKLRANGGDPANSVAARFGASVTIGGVRIATVTAMHSNGVDPDFIGGDLGKAMKDAGIAGDVGLATGYVLRFSNGLVTYLSGDTGITADQERVVRDYYQAKLVVMNIGDGLTTGPLESAYVINELVKPAAVIASHANEVGTVGGKVRPGSKTENFVKAVKVPVHIPLSGMPMEFTSAGVCAAGC; encoded by the coding sequence ATGAAGCGATTTTCCCCACTCGCGGCGCTCGCCGTGTCGGCCCTGCTGGCCCTTCCCGCACTGGCCCAGAACGTCAAGGTGACGTCGCTCGGCGGCATCGACGGCGAGTTTTGCCCACAAGACCGCGCGCTCGTCTTCGAAGACCCGAACGGCACGCGCGTCCTGTACGACCCGGGCCGCACCGTGGCGGGCCCCAGCGATCCGCGGCTCGGCAAGATCGACATCGTGCTGGTGAGCCACATGCACGGCGACCACGTCGGCAATGCGCACACCAAGGCCCCGAACGCCGGCACCTGCGCCAGCCCCGACATGTCCGTCTCGGCACTGCCCAACACCAGCGCGGTGAACATCGCGCTCGCGAAGAATTCGAAGATCGTCACCGGCAGCGAGATGCCGGCCTTCTTCGCGGCCAAGCTCCGCGCGAACGGCGGCGATCCGGCCAACTCGGTTGCCGCACGCTTCGGCGCCAGCGTGACCATCGGCGGCGTGCGCATCGCGACCGTCACCGCGATGCACAGCAATGGCGTCGACCCCGACTTCATCGGCGGCGACCTCGGCAAGGCCATGAAAGACGCGGGCATCGCCGGCGACGTGGGCCTGGCCACCGGCTACGTGCTGCGCTTCAGCAACGGCCTGGTCACCTACCTTTCGGGTGACACCGGCATCACCGCCGATCAGGAGCGCGTCGTGCGCGACTACTACCAGGCGAAGCTGGTGGTGATGAACATCGGCGACGGCCTCACCACCGGCCCGCTCGAGTCGGCCTATGTGATCAACGAACTCGTGAAGCCCGCGGCAGTGATCGCGTCGCACGCAAACGAGGTCGGCACGGTCGGCGGCAAGGTGCGCCCCGGCAGCAAGACCGAGAACTTCGTCAAGGCGGTGAAAGTGCCGGTGCACATTCCGCTCTCGGGCATGCCGATGGAATTCACGTCGGCCGGTGTGTGCGCTGCGGGCTGCTGA
- a CDS encoding efflux RND transporter permease subunit, which translates to MNLSKFFIDRPIFAGVLSVLMVIAGLIALRALPISEYPDVAPPSVVVRAQYPGANPKVIAETVATPLEESINGVEGMLYMGSQATTDGVMTLTVTFKLGTDPDKAQQLVQNRVSQAEPRLPEEVRRLGLTTIKSAPDLTMVVHLVSPNDRYDINYLRNYAVLNVKDRLARIQGVGQVQIFGGGEYSMRVWLDPQKVAQRGLSASDVVAAIRSQNIQAAAGVVGASPGLTGVDMQLSINAQGRLQSEEEFGDIIVKSGTDGAVTRLRDIGRLEMGAADYSLRSLLNNDAAVGMGVFQAPGSNALDISRDVRATMDDIAKGMPEGVEYRIAYDPTQFVRASIESVIHTLLEAIALVVLVVILFLQTWRASIIPLLAVPVSVVGTFAMLHVLGFSINALSLFGLVLAIGIVVDDAIVVVENVERNIEAGLSPREATYKAMREVSGPIIAIALVLVAVFVPLAFISGLTGQFYKQFAVTIAISTVISAINSLTLSPALAALLLRGHDQPKDALTRGMDTSLGWLFRGFNKLFHRGSQAYSGGVTGAISRKTLMLVIYLALIGVTFGLFKAVPSGFVPAQDKQYLIGFAQLPDGATLDRTEDVIHRMGEIVKKNPNVEDAIAFPGLSINGFTNSSNSGVVFVTLKPFDERKRVDQSGGAVAGQLNGAFSSIQDAFIVMFPPPPVAGLGTTGGFKMQIEDRASLGYDEMDKAVKAFMAKASQAPELAGMFTSWQVNVPQLYADIDRTKARQLGVPVTDIFDTMQIYLGSLYANDFNKFGRTYSVRVQADAPYRARAEDVGLLKVRSTSGEMVPLSALMKVNSSFGPERAMRYNGYLAADVNGGPAPGFSSGQAQDTVARIAAETLPQGISFEWTELTYQEILAGNSAFLVFPLSILLVFLVLAAQYESLTLPIAIILIVPMGLLAAMTGVWISGGDNNVFTQIGLIVLVGLSAKNAILIVEFARELEFAGRSPIQAAIEASRLRLRPILMTSLAFVMGVLPLVLSTGAGSEMRKAMGVAVFAGMIGVTAFGLFLTPVFYVVLRRLAGNRPLKQQGESTVSDLPATAVPALGGGAGNQHLQPAAPHSSHE; encoded by the coding sequence ATGAATCTCTCGAAGTTCTTCATCGACCGGCCGATCTTCGCCGGCGTGCTGTCGGTGCTGATGGTCATCGCAGGGCTCATCGCCCTGCGAGCCTTGCCGATCTCGGAATACCCCGACGTGGCGCCGCCCTCGGTGGTCGTGCGCGCGCAGTACCCCGGCGCCAACCCCAAGGTGATCGCCGAAACCGTGGCGACGCCGCTCGAGGAATCGATCAACGGCGTGGAAGGCATGCTCTACATGGGCAGCCAGGCCACGACCGACGGCGTCATGACGCTGACCGTGACCTTCAAGCTCGGCACCGACCCGGACAAGGCGCAGCAGCTGGTGCAGAACCGCGTGTCGCAAGCCGAGCCGCGCCTGCCCGAAGAAGTGCGGCGCTTGGGGCTCACGACGATCAAGAGCGCGCCCGACCTCACGATGGTGGTGCACCTCGTGTCGCCGAACGACCGCTACGACATCAACTACCTGCGCAACTACGCGGTGCTGAATGTGAAAGACCGGCTCGCCCGCATCCAGGGCGTGGGGCAGGTGCAGATCTTCGGCGGCGGCGAGTACTCGATGCGCGTCTGGCTCGATCCGCAGAAGGTCGCGCAGCGTGGCCTGTCGGCGAGCGACGTGGTGGCGGCGATCCGCAGCCAGAACATCCAGGCCGCCGCCGGCGTGGTCGGTGCATCGCCGGGGCTCACGGGCGTCGACATGCAGCTGTCGATCAATGCGCAGGGGCGTTTGCAAAGTGAAGAAGAGTTCGGCGACATCATCGTCAAGAGCGGCACCGACGGCGCCGTGACCCGGCTGCGCGACATCGGCCGCCTCGAGATGGGCGCGGCCGACTATTCGCTGCGCTCGCTGCTCAACAACGACGCGGCCGTCGGCATGGGCGTGTTCCAGGCGCCGGGTTCCAACGCGCTGGACATCTCGCGCGACGTGCGCGCCACGATGGACGACATCGCCAAGGGCATGCCCGAAGGCGTCGAGTACCGCATCGCCTACGACCCGACGCAGTTCGTGCGGGCGTCGATCGAATCGGTCATTCACACGCTGCTCGAAGCCATTGCGCTCGTGGTGCTCGTGGTGATCCTGTTCCTGCAGACCTGGCGCGCCTCGATCATTCCGTTGCTGGCGGTGCCGGTGTCGGTGGTCGGCACCTTCGCGATGCTGCATGTGCTGGGCTTCTCGATCAACGCGCTCTCCCTGTTCGGGCTGGTGCTGGCCATCGGCATCGTGGTGGACGACGCGATCGTCGTGGTCGAGAACGTGGAGCGCAACATCGAAGCCGGGCTGAGCCCGCGCGAGGCGACCTACAAGGCGATGCGCGAAGTCTCGGGGCCGATCATCGCGATCGCGCTGGTGCTGGTCGCGGTGTTCGTGCCGCTGGCCTTCATCAGCGGACTGACCGGCCAGTTCTATAAGCAGTTCGCGGTGACCATCGCGATCTCGACGGTGATCTCGGCGATCAATTCGCTCACGCTGTCGCCCGCGCTCGCGGCCTTGCTGCTGCGCGGGCACGACCAGCCGAAAGACGCCCTGACGCGCGGCATGGACACCTCGCTCGGCTGGCTGTTCCGCGGCTTCAACAAGCTGTTTCACCGCGGCTCGCAGGCCTACAGCGGCGGCGTGACGGGCGCAATCTCGCGCAAGACGCTGATGCTGGTGATCTACCTGGCGCTCATCGGCGTGACCTTCGGCCTCTTCAAGGCAGTGCCGAGCGGCTTCGTGCCGGCGCAGGACAAGCAGTACCTGATCGGCTTCGCGCAGTTGCCCGACGGCGCCACGCTGGACCGCACCGAGGATGTGATCCACCGCATGGGCGAGATCGTCAAGAAGAACCCGAACGTGGAAGACGCGATCGCGTTCCCGGGCCTCTCGATCAACGGCTTCACCAACAGCTCGAACTCGGGCGTGGTGTTCGTCACGCTCAAGCCCTTCGACGAGCGCAAGCGCGTCGACCAGAGCGGCGGCGCGGTGGCGGGTCAACTCAACGGGGCTTTTTCCAGCATCCAGGACGCGTTCATCGTGATGTTCCCGCCGCCGCCGGTGGCGGGGCTGGGCACCACGGGCGGCTTCAAGATGCAGATCGAAGACCGCGCCTCGCTCGGCTACGACGAGATGGACAAGGCCGTGAAAGCGTTCATGGCGAAGGCCTCGCAGGCGCCCGAACTGGCCGGCATGTTCACCAGTTGGCAGGTCAACGTGCCGCAGCTCTATGCCGACATCGACCGCACCAAGGCGCGCCAGCTCGGCGTGCCGGTGACCGACATCTTCGACACGATGCAGATCTACCTCGGCAGCCTGTACGCGAACGACTTCAACAAGTTCGGCCGCACGTACTCGGTGCGGGTCCAAGCCGATGCACCGTACCGTGCGCGCGCCGAAGACGTCGGGCTGCTGAAGGTGCGCTCGACCTCTGGCGAAATGGTGCCGCTGTCGGCGCTCATGAAGGTCAATTCGAGCTTTGGCCCCGAGCGTGCGATGCGCTACAACGGCTACCTCGCGGCCGACGTGAACGGCGGCCCCGCACCCGGCTTTTCGTCGGGCCAGGCGCAGGACACGGTCGCGCGCATCGCGGCCGAAACGCTGCCCCAGGGCATCAGCTTCGAGTGGACCGAGCTCACCTACCAGGAGATCCTGGCCGGCAACTCCGCGTTCCTCGTGTTCCCGCTGTCGATCCTGCTGGTGTTCCTGGTGCTGGCTGCGCAGTACGAGAGCCTGACGCTGCCGATCGCGATCATCCTGATCGTGCCGATGGGCCTGCTCGCCGCGATGACCGGCGTCTGGATATCGGGGGGTGACAACAACGTCTTCACGCAGATCGGGCTGATCGTGCTGGTGGGCCTGAGCGCGAAGAACGCGATCCTGATCGTGGAGTTTGCACGCGAGCTGGAGTTCGCAGGCAGGTCACCGATCCAGGCCGCGATCGAGGCCAGCCGTCTGCGCCTGCGCCCGATCCTGATGACCTCGCTGGCCTTCGTGATGGGTGTGCTGCCGCTGGTGCTGTCGACCGGTGCCGGCTCCGAAATGCGCAAGGCGATGGGCGTCGCGGTGTTCGCCGGAATGATCGGCGTGACGGCCTTCGGCTTGTTCCTCACGCCGGTGTTCTACGTGGTGTTGCGCCGCCTGGCCGGCAACCGGCCGCTGAAGCAGCAAGGTGAATCGACCGTATCCGATCTGCCGGCAACAGCGGTCCCTGCTTTGGGCGGCGGCGCTGGCAACCAGCATCTGCAGCCCGCCGCACCGCATTCGTCGCACGAATGA
- a CDS encoding phosphatase PAP2 family protein: MQALNLLLFDVLGAGFAPDAWTLDVARAATAASVWAVVTLLAGAVWRHPAQAFDVALGLACAGCVAVIAHALAAWLDSPRPFMVGLSPPHVAHGARGGLPSTHASVMTALAVFLMLRPGLQRVGIAAAALMLATGWARIHLGLHFPLDIVGGIVLGTLSGAVTAAAARLLRPYGVAVAARISRAKSRSSSSVLQGANRWRPY, encoded by the coding sequence ATGCAAGCGTTGAACCTCCTGCTTTTCGATGTGCTCGGCGCGGGCTTCGCCCCCGATGCGTGGACGCTCGACGTGGCGCGCGCGGCGACAGCGGCATCGGTCTGGGCCGTCGTGACGCTGCTGGCGGGCGCCGTGTGGCGGCATCCGGCTCAGGCCTTCGACGTCGCGCTCGGGCTGGCGTGCGCCGGCTGCGTCGCGGTGATCGCGCACGCGCTGGCGGCCTGGCTCGACTCGCCGCGGCCGTTCATGGTCGGGCTCAGCCCCCCGCACGTTGCACACGGCGCCCGTGGCGGACTGCCCAGCACGCACGCGTCGGTCATGACGGCGCTCGCCGTGTTCCTGATGCTGCGACCGGGCCTGCAACGGGTCGGCATCGCCGCCGCGGCACTCATGCTCGCGACGGGCTGGGCGCGCATCCATCTCGGCCTGCACTTCCCCCTCGACATCGTCGGCGGCATCGTGCTGGGGACGCTCTCGGGCGCGGTCACCGCCGCTGCAGCGCGCCTCCTGCGCCCCTACGGCGTCGCGGTCGCTGCACGGATTTCGCGAGCGAAATCGCGTTCTTCCTCCAGCGTCCTACAGGGCGCGAATCGGTGGCGGCCATACTGA
- a CDS encoding efflux transporter outer membrane subunit, which yields MTLRFSTFTRPLRTALLPLVAALVLAGCASTAEVATGITTPAQFKEQSARAGTAAPLQAAGDWWRAFNDPALDAVVERAAIGNTSIQQAAARLAETRALARTVDADRAVQVGLGAGANRQAGLDRNLSTRPSTLLSAGASISYELDLFGKLSGASNAAKLDAQSRESLLQSARLLVQAETAQTYLSLRALDAERGLVREQVDAYGDTLRLIERRVRAGDLAELDLARVQTELAATESEALALDRQRALLEHALAVLTGDIASNFGMRAAEWSTALPSIPAGVPSTVLERRPDVVAAQKTVQAAQARVGAAEAAWFPTIALTGGGGFASPELGDLFKWSARSWGIGALLSLPILDGGRRAAGVQGASAQLDGALASYREQVLVAFREVEDQLASLRLLQAQSEVQARAVASARRATVLSDSRYRNGYVSQLDLLDARRSELRNRRQALQVKSAQYQATVGLIRALGGGWDVPAAKVASAS from the coding sequence ATGACCCTCCGCTTTTCAACCTTCACCCGGCCGTTGCGCACCGCGCTGCTGCCGCTCGTCGCCGCACTGGTGCTCGCCGGTTGCGCCTCGACCGCCGAAGTCGCGACCGGCATCACCACGCCGGCGCAGTTCAAGGAGCAATCGGCCAGGGCCGGCACCGCGGCGCCTTTGCAGGCCGCCGGCGACTGGTGGCGCGCGTTCAACGATCCGGCGCTCGACGCCGTGGTCGAGCGCGCAGCCATTGGCAACACCAGCATCCAGCAGGCGGCGGCCCGGCTGGCCGAAACACGCGCTTTGGCGCGCACCGTCGACGCCGATCGCGCGGTGCAGGTCGGGCTCGGTGCCGGCGCGAATCGCCAGGCCGGCCTCGATCGCAACCTGAGCACCCGGCCGTCAACGTTGCTGAGCGCGGGCGCCAGCATTTCGTACGAGCTGGATCTGTTCGGCAAGCTCTCGGGCGCGAGCAATGCGGCGAAGCTCGACGCGCAGTCGCGCGAATCGCTGCTGCAAAGCGCGCGCCTGCTGGTGCAGGCCGAAACCGCTCAGACCTACCTGTCGCTGCGTGCGCTCGACGCCGAGCGCGGTCTGGTGCGCGAGCAGGTCGATGCCTACGGCGACACGCTGCGGCTCATCGAACGCAGGGTGCGCGCGGGCGATCTCGCCGAGCTCGACCTGGCGCGCGTGCAGACCGAACTGGCCGCGACCGAATCGGAAGCGCTCGCGCTCGACCGCCAGCGTGCCTTGCTCGAACACGCGCTTGCTGTGTTGACCGGCGATATCGCGTCCAACTTCGGGATGCGTGCCGCCGAATGGTCGACGGCCTTGCCGTCCATTCCGGCCGGCGTGCCGTCGACCGTGCTCGAACGCCGGCCCGACGTGGTCGCGGCGCAAAAAACCGTGCAGGCCGCGCAGGCCCGCGTCGGCGCGGCAGAGGCGGCCTGGTTCCCGACCATCGCGCTCACCGGCGGCGGCGGCTTCGCTTCGCCCGAGCTCGGCGACCTCTTCAAGTGGTCTGCGCGTTCGTGGGGCATCGGCGCGTTGCTGTCGCTCCCGATCCTCGACGGCGGGCGTCGAGCGGCGGGCGTGCAGGGTGCCTCGGCGCAGCTCGATGGCGCGCTGGCCAGCTACCGCGAGCAGGTGCTCGTCGCCTTCCGCGAAGTCGAAGACCAGCTGGCGTCTCTCCGGCTGCTGCAGGCGCAATCGGAAGTGCAGGCGAGGGCGGTCGCTTCGGCACGCCGCGCCACGGTGCTGTCCGATTCGCGCTATCGGAATGGCTACGTCAGCCAGCTCGACCTGCTCGACGCGCGCCGCAGCGAGTTGCGCAACCGGCGTCAGGCGCTGCAGGTGAAGTCGGCGCAATACCAGGCGACGGTGGGGCTGATTCGCGCGCTCGGCGGCGGATGGGATGTTCCGGCGGCCAAGGTGGCCAGCGCTTCCTGA
- the cobS gene encoding adenosylcobinamide-GDP ribazoletransferase produces MNGVRHFLLALQFFTRVPVTGRLAAWVGFSPQMLRASAAHFPGVGWLVGLVGAAVFVLAWQGLPAMVAALLCTIATVLLTGAFHEDGLADVVDGLGGSSDRERALAIMKDSRIGAFGAIALVLALGLKVALLAAMAGQGAGAVVSAIVFAHVLSRLAPLFLIRWLPYVGDSGASKSKPLADAIDGSALFVGMLWALPAVALVVVALGVIDAIAALAACALAAGWMARLFRRRLQGFTGDGLGATQQVCELAMYVALAWRA; encoded by the coding sequence ATGAACGGCGTTCGTCACTTCCTGCTGGCCTTGCAGTTCTTTACGCGGGTGCCGGTCACCGGGCGACTGGCGGCCTGGGTCGGGTTCAGCCCGCAGATGTTGCGCGCCAGCGCGGCACATTTTCCGGGGGTGGGGTGGCTGGTCGGGCTTGTCGGTGCCGCGGTGTTCGTGCTGGCCTGGCAGGGGCTGCCGGCGATGGTGGCGGCACTCCTTTGCACGATCGCCACCGTGCTGTTGACGGGCGCCTTCCATGAAGACGGGCTCGCGGATGTCGTGGACGGGCTGGGCGGTTCATCCGACCGGGAGCGCGCGCTGGCGATCATGAAGGACTCGCGCATCGGCGCCTTCGGTGCCATCGCGCTCGTGCTCGCGCTCGGCCTCAAGGTCGCCTTGCTCGCTGCGATGGCGGGGCAGGGCGCCGGGGCGGTGGTGAGCGCCATCGTGTTCGCACATGTGCTGTCGCGCCTCGCGCCGCTGTTTTTGATCCGATGGCTGCCCTACGTCGGCGACAGCGGCGCCAGCAAGTCGAAGCCGCTCGCCGACGCCATCGACGGCAGCGCCTTGTTCGTCGGCATGCTGTGGGCGCTGCCCGCTGTCGCGCTGGTCGTCGTGGCGCTGGGCGTGATCGACGCCATCGCGGCGCTCGCCGCGTGCGCGCTCGCGGCGGGGTGGATGGCGCGTCTGTTCCGGCGGCGCCTCCAGGGCTTCACGGGCGACGGGCTCGGCGCCACGCAGCAGGTGTGCGAACTCGCGATGTATGTCGCGCTGGCGTGGCGCGCGTGA